In one Vanacampus margaritifer isolate UIUO_Vmar chromosome 11, RoL_Vmar_1.0, whole genome shotgun sequence genomic region, the following are encoded:
- the gpr39 gene encoding G-protein coupled receptor 39, translating into MDGNMDKETPEEKDWKQLEPNGGVKVFLTILYSFILVTGIVGNSVTIRVTRVLRHNGYLQRNVTDHMVSLACSDLLVLLVGMPVELYSAIWFPFTSASGGDAACKVYNFVFEACSYATILNVATLSFERYVAICHPFRFRTLGGRRTSGLVALAWLVSVLVALPLLVATGTQGHIPVSADQPVQNLTFCTNLRERWLMYRVSIFVAFVVYMVVLAGVAFMCRAMILVLRKSVGTPDGGGDGNRKASKHESTKMKMARKQTIIFLGLIVGSLLVCWFPNQIRRLMMAGAPKSRWSVTYFRSYVTLHPLADTFFYLSSALNPFLYNVSSRQFRRVFVQVLRCRLTIQHVNKRSVPSSRAPSVRSLQPLLLKSLRQSKKVRAAVAKEETSRRQSDSGLDAEPENKELDSATQTHVESGTEP; encoded by the exons ATGGACGGCAACATGGACAAGGAGACACCCGAGGAGAAAGACTGGAAGCAGCTGGAACCCAACGGCGGCGTCAAAGTCTTCCTGACGATCTTGTACAGCTTCATCCTGGTGACGGGCATCGTGGGCAACTCCGTCACCATCCGGGTCACGCGCGTCCTCCGGCATAACGGCTACCTTCAGCGGAACGTGACGGACCACATGGTGAGCCTGGCGTGTTCGGACCTTCTGGTTCTGCTGGTGGGGATGCCCGTCGAGCTTTACAGCGCCATCTGGTTCCCGTTCACCTCGGCGTCCGGGGGCGACGCCGCCTGCAAGGTCTACAACTTTGTGTTCGAGGCGTGCAGCTACGCCACCATCCTCAACGTAGCCACGCTTAGCTTTGAGCGCTACGTGGCCATCTGCCACCCGTTCCGATTCAGAACCCTGGGCGGGCGGCGTACGTCGGGATTGGTGGCCTTGGCCTGGCTGGTGTCGGTTCTGGTGGCGCTGCCGCTGCTGGTGGCCACGGGGACGCAGGGCCACATACCCGTCTCTGCCGACCAGCCGGTCCAGAATCTCACCTTCTGCACCAATCTGAGGGAGCGCTGGTTGATGTACCGGGTCAGCATCTTTGTGGCCTTTGTGGTCTACATGGTGGTTTTGGCCGGCGTGGCCTTCATGTGCCGGGCCATGATCCTGGTCCTGAGGAAATCGGTGGGAACTCCCGACGGCGGCGGTGACGGAAATCGCAAAGCATCCAAGCATGAAAGTACGAAGATGAAGATGGCCAGGAAGCAGACTATCATTTTCCTAG GCCTGATCGTGGGCTCCTTGCTGGTGTGCTGGTTCCCCAATCAGATCCGCCGGCTGATGATGGCGGGCGCGCCCAAGTCCCGCTGGAGCGTGACCTACTTCCGCAGCTACGTCACCCTCCACCCGCTGGCCGACACCTTCTTCTACCTCAGCTCGGCCCTCAACCCTTTCCTGTACAACGTGTCCTCCCGCCAGTTCCGCCGGGTTTTCGTCCAAGTGCTGCGCTGCCGCCTGACCATCCAGCACGTCAACAAGCGAAGCGTGCCGAGCTCCCGCGCGCCCTCCGTTCGCTCGCTGCAGCCGCTGCTGCTCAAATCGCTGCGGCAGAGCAAGAAGGTCCGAGCCGCGGTGGCCAAAGAGGAGACGTCCCGGAGGCAAAGTGACTCGGGGCTAGACGCGGAGCCCGAAAACAAGGAGTTGGATTCCGCAACACAGACGCACGTTGAATCGGGAACAGAACCGTAG
- the LOC144061019 gene encoding solute carrier family 35 member F5-like isoform X3: protein MECMFIMNRMGSPGSSAAAQRRRMALGVVILLLVDVIWVASSELTSYIFRRQEYNKPFFSTFTKTSMFVLYLLGFLLWRPWRQQCTGSLKRRHASLFADAEAYFAPCTNDAAVNNCLSEPLYVPVKFQDVPADLANCLIDTDCQSSASKKQRVRFSNIMEVRQLPSTQALEAKLSRMSYPAAKDHEAMLRTVGKLTITDVAKISFFFCFVWFLANLSYQEALSDTQVAIVNILSSTSGLFTLILAAIFPSNSSDRFTLSKLLAVALSMGGVALVSLSSMERPDDNGTIGSLWSLAGAVLYAIYIVMIKRRVDREDKLDIPMFFGFVGLFNLLLLWPGFLLLHYTGFEAFELPGQLVWTYILVNGLIGTVLSEFLWLWGCFLTSSLIGTLALSLTIPLSILADIYMQKARFSWMFFAGAVPVFLSFFIATLLCHYNNWDPVMVGLRRLYAFVFRRHRIQRLPEDNELCESLIPLHTVSLNQGSFCS, encoded by the exons ATGGAGTGCATGTTCATCATGAACCGGATGGGCTCCCCGGGTAGCTCGGCTGCAGCCCAGCGGAGGCGGATGGCCCTGGGGGTGGTCATCCTTCTGCTGGTGGACGTCATCTGGGTGGCCTCCTCCGAGCTGACATCA TACATTTTCAGGCGGCAGGAGTACAACAAGCCCTTCTTCAGCACCTTCACCAAGACGTCCATGTTTGTGCTCTACTTGCTGGGGTTCCTGCTGTGGCGGCCCTGGAGGCAGCAATGTACCGGCTCGCTCAAACGCCGACACGCTTCACTT TTTGCTGATGCCGAAGCCTACTTTGCTCCCTGCACCAACGACGCCGCCGTCAACAACTGCTTG AGTGAACCGCTGTACGTCCCCGTCAAGTTTCAGGACGTACCCGCCGACCTCGCCAACTGTTTAATCGACACCGACTGTCAATCTT CGGCTTCAAAGAAGCAGCGGGTGCGTTTCAGCAACATCATGGAGGTGCGTCAGCTGCCCTCCACGCAAGCCCTGGAGGCCAAACTGTCCCGCATGTCCTACCCGGCCGCCAAGGACCACGAGGCCATGTTGCGCACGGTGGGCAAGCTGACCATCACCGACGTGGCCAAGATCAGCTTCTTTTTCTGCTTTGTG TGGTTCCTGGCCAACCTGTCCTATCAGGAAGCGCTGTCCGACACACAAGTGGCCATCGTCAACATTCTGTCATCCACGTCAG GTTTGTTCACGCTCATCTTGGCTGCTATATTTCCCAGCAACAGCAGCGACCGCTTCACTTTGTCCAAGTTGTTGGCAGTGGCGCTGAG TATGGGAGGCGTCGCCCTGGTGAGCCTCTCCAGCATGGAGCGGCCCGACGACAACGGCACCATCG GTTCCTTGTGGTCGCTGGCCGGCGCCGTTTTGTACGCCATCTACATCGTGATGATCAAGCGACGGGTGGATCGGGAGGACAAGCTGGACATTCCCATGTTCTTCG GGTTCGTGGGTCTGTTcaacctgctgctgctgtggccGGGCTTCCTCCTGCTTCACTACACGGGCTTCGAGGCCTTCGAGCTTCCCGGCCAGCTGGTGTGGACGTACATCCTGGTCAACGGCCTCATCGGGACCGTCCTCTCGGAGTTCCTGTGGCTCTG GGGCTGCTTCCTCACGTCGTCGCTCATCGGGACCCTGGCGCTGAGTCTCACCATACCGCTCTCCATTTTGGCCGATATTTACATGCAGAAG GCGCGTTTCTCGTGGATGTTTTTCGCCGGGGCGGTGCCCGTCTTCCTCTCCTTCTTCATCGCCACACTTTTATGCCACTACAACAACTGGGACCCGGTCATGGTGGGCCTGAGGCGACTGTACGCCTTTGTTTTTAGAAGACATCGCATTCAGAG ACTCCCCGAGGACAACGAGCTGTGTGAAAGCCTTATACCTTTACACACCGTCTCGCTCAACCAAGGAAGCTTTTGCTCATGA
- the LOC144061019 gene encoding solute carrier family 35 member F5-like isoform X1 yields MECMFIMNRMGSPGSSAAAQRRRMALGVVILLLVDVIWVASSELTSYIFRRQEYNKPFFSTFTKTSMFVLYLLGFLLWRPWRQQCTGSLKRRHASLFADAEAYFAPCTNDAAVNNCLSEPLYVPVKFQDVPADLANCLIDTDCQSSASKKQRVRFSNIMEVRQLPSTQALEAKLSRMSYPAAKDHEAMLRTVGKLTITDVAKISFFFCFVWFLANLSYQEALSDTQVAIVNILSSTSGLFTLILAAIFPSNSSDRFTLSKLLAVALSMGGVALVSLSSMERPDDNGTIGKYGHSKPCFHGSDGLRHVACAVAAGSLWSLAGAVLYAIYIVMIKRRVDREDKLDIPMFFGFVGLFNLLLLWPGFLLLHYTGFEAFELPGQLVWTYILVNGLIGTVLSEFLWLWGCFLTSSLIGTLALSLTIPLSILADIYMQKARFSWMFFAGAVPVFLSFFIATLLCHYNNWDPVMVGLRRLYAFVFRRHRIQRLPEDNELCESLIPLHTVSLNQGSFCS; encoded by the exons ATGGAGTGCATGTTCATCATGAACCGGATGGGCTCCCCGGGTAGCTCGGCTGCAGCCCAGCGGAGGCGGATGGCCCTGGGGGTGGTCATCCTTCTGCTGGTGGACGTCATCTGGGTGGCCTCCTCCGAGCTGACATCA TACATTTTCAGGCGGCAGGAGTACAACAAGCCCTTCTTCAGCACCTTCACCAAGACGTCCATGTTTGTGCTCTACTTGCTGGGGTTCCTGCTGTGGCGGCCCTGGAGGCAGCAATGTACCGGCTCGCTCAAACGCCGACACGCTTCACTT TTTGCTGATGCCGAAGCCTACTTTGCTCCCTGCACCAACGACGCCGCCGTCAACAACTGCTTG AGTGAACCGCTGTACGTCCCCGTCAAGTTTCAGGACGTACCCGCCGACCTCGCCAACTGTTTAATCGACACCGACTGTCAATCTT CGGCTTCAAAGAAGCAGCGGGTGCGTTTCAGCAACATCATGGAGGTGCGTCAGCTGCCCTCCACGCAAGCCCTGGAGGCCAAACTGTCCCGCATGTCCTACCCGGCCGCCAAGGACCACGAGGCCATGTTGCGCACGGTGGGCAAGCTGACCATCACCGACGTGGCCAAGATCAGCTTCTTTTTCTGCTTTGTG TGGTTCCTGGCCAACCTGTCCTATCAGGAAGCGCTGTCCGACACACAAGTGGCCATCGTCAACATTCTGTCATCCACGTCAG GTTTGTTCACGCTCATCTTGGCTGCTATATTTCCCAGCAACAGCAGCGACCGCTTCACTTTGTCCAAGTTGTTGGCAGTGGCGCTGAG TATGGGAGGCGTCGCCCTGGTGAGCCTCTCCAGCATGGAGCGGCCCGACGACAACGGCACCATCGGTAAATACGGCCACAGCAAACCTTGCTTTCACGGCAGCGACGGATTGCGTCATGTGGCGTGCGCTGTGGCCGCAGGTTCCTTGTGGTCGCTGGCCGGCGCCGTTTTGTACGCCATCTACATCGTGATGATCAAGCGACGGGTGGATCGGGAGGACAAGCTGGACATTCCCATGTTCTTCG GGTTCGTGGGTCTGTTcaacctgctgctgctgtggccGGGCTTCCTCCTGCTTCACTACACGGGCTTCGAGGCCTTCGAGCTTCCCGGCCAGCTGGTGTGGACGTACATCCTGGTCAACGGCCTCATCGGGACCGTCCTCTCGGAGTTCCTGTGGCTCTG GGGCTGCTTCCTCACGTCGTCGCTCATCGGGACCCTGGCGCTGAGTCTCACCATACCGCTCTCCATTTTGGCCGATATTTACATGCAGAAG GCGCGTTTCTCGTGGATGTTTTTCGCCGGGGCGGTGCCCGTCTTCCTCTCCTTCTTCATCGCCACACTTTTATGCCACTACAACAACTGGGACCCGGTCATGGTGGGCCTGAGGCGACTGTACGCCTTTGTTTTTAGAAGACATCGCATTCAGAG ACTCCCCGAGGACAACGAGCTGTGTGAAAGCCTTATACCTTTACACACCGTCTCGCTCAACCAAGGAAGCTTTTGCTCATGA
- the LOC144061019 gene encoding solute carrier family 35 member F5-like isoform X2, with the protein MECMFIMNRMGSPGSSAAAQRRRMALGVVILLLVDVIWVASSELTSYIFRRQEYNKPFFSTFTKTSMFVLYLLGFLLWRPWRQQCTGSLKRRHASLFADAEAYFAPCTNDAAVNNCLSEPLYVPVKFQDVPADLANCLIDTDCQSSASKKQRVRFSNIMEVRQLPSTQALEAKLSRMSYPAAKDHEAMLRTWFLANLSYQEALSDTQVAIVNILSSTSGLFTLILAAIFPSNSSDRFTLSKLLAVALSMGGVALVSLSSMERPDDNGTIGKYGHSKPCFHGSDGLRHVACAVAAGSLWSLAGAVLYAIYIVMIKRRVDREDKLDIPMFFGFVGLFNLLLLWPGFLLLHYTGFEAFELPGQLVWTYILVNGLIGTVLSEFLWLWGCFLTSSLIGTLALSLTIPLSILADIYMQKARFSWMFFAGAVPVFLSFFIATLLCHYNNWDPVMVGLRRLYAFVFRRHRIQRLPEDNELCESLIPLHTVSLNQGSFCS; encoded by the exons ATGGAGTGCATGTTCATCATGAACCGGATGGGCTCCCCGGGTAGCTCGGCTGCAGCCCAGCGGAGGCGGATGGCCCTGGGGGTGGTCATCCTTCTGCTGGTGGACGTCATCTGGGTGGCCTCCTCCGAGCTGACATCA TACATTTTCAGGCGGCAGGAGTACAACAAGCCCTTCTTCAGCACCTTCACCAAGACGTCCATGTTTGTGCTCTACTTGCTGGGGTTCCTGCTGTGGCGGCCCTGGAGGCAGCAATGTACCGGCTCGCTCAAACGCCGACACGCTTCACTT TTTGCTGATGCCGAAGCCTACTTTGCTCCCTGCACCAACGACGCCGCCGTCAACAACTGCTTG AGTGAACCGCTGTACGTCCCCGTCAAGTTTCAGGACGTACCCGCCGACCTCGCCAACTGTTTAATCGACACCGACTGTCAATCTT CGGCTTCAAAGAAGCAGCGGGTGCGTTTCAGCAACATCATGGAGGTGCGTCAGCTGCCCTCCACGCAAGCCCTGGAGGCCAAACTGTCCCGCATGTCCTACCCGGCCGCCAAGGACCACGAGGCCATGTTGCGCACG TGGTTCCTGGCCAACCTGTCCTATCAGGAAGCGCTGTCCGACACACAAGTGGCCATCGTCAACATTCTGTCATCCACGTCAG GTTTGTTCACGCTCATCTTGGCTGCTATATTTCCCAGCAACAGCAGCGACCGCTTCACTTTGTCCAAGTTGTTGGCAGTGGCGCTGAG TATGGGAGGCGTCGCCCTGGTGAGCCTCTCCAGCATGGAGCGGCCCGACGACAACGGCACCATCGGTAAATACGGCCACAGCAAACCTTGCTTTCACGGCAGCGACGGATTGCGTCATGTGGCGTGCGCTGTGGCCGCAGGTTCCTTGTGGTCGCTGGCCGGCGCCGTTTTGTACGCCATCTACATCGTGATGATCAAGCGACGGGTGGATCGGGAGGACAAGCTGGACATTCCCATGTTCTTCG GGTTCGTGGGTCTGTTcaacctgctgctgctgtggccGGGCTTCCTCCTGCTTCACTACACGGGCTTCGAGGCCTTCGAGCTTCCCGGCCAGCTGGTGTGGACGTACATCCTGGTCAACGGCCTCATCGGGACCGTCCTCTCGGAGTTCCTGTGGCTCTG GGGCTGCTTCCTCACGTCGTCGCTCATCGGGACCCTGGCGCTGAGTCTCACCATACCGCTCTCCATTTTGGCCGATATTTACATGCAGAAG GCGCGTTTCTCGTGGATGTTTTTCGCCGGGGCGGTGCCCGTCTTCCTCTCCTTCTTCATCGCCACACTTTTATGCCACTACAACAACTGGGACCCGGTCATGGTGGGCCTGAGGCGACTGTACGCCTTTGTTTTTAGAAGACATCGCATTCAGAG ACTCCCCGAGGACAACGAGCTGTGTGAAAGCCTTATACCTTTACACACCGTCTCGCTCAACCAAGGAAGCTTTTGCTCATGA
- the LOC144061019 gene encoding solute carrier family 35 member F5-like isoform X4: protein MECMFIMNRMGSPGSSAAAQRRRMALGVVILLLVDVIWVASSELTSYIFRRQEYNKPFFSTFTKTSMFVLYLLGFLLWRPWRQQCTGSLKRRHASLFADAEAYFAPCTNDAAVNNCLWFLANLSYQEALSDTQVAIVNILSSTSGLFTLILAAIFPSNSSDRFTLSKLLAVALSMGGVALVSLSSMERPDDNGTIGKYGHSKPCFHGSDGLRHVACAVAAGSLWSLAGAVLYAIYIVMIKRRVDREDKLDIPMFFGFVGLFNLLLLWPGFLLLHYTGFEAFELPGQLVWTYILVNGLIGTVLSEFLWLWGCFLTSSLIGTLALSLTIPLSILADIYMQKARFSWMFFAGAVPVFLSFFIATLLCHYNNWDPVMVGLRRLYAFVFRRHRIQRLPEDNELCESLIPLHTVSLNQGSFCS from the exons ATGGAGTGCATGTTCATCATGAACCGGATGGGCTCCCCGGGTAGCTCGGCTGCAGCCCAGCGGAGGCGGATGGCCCTGGGGGTGGTCATCCTTCTGCTGGTGGACGTCATCTGGGTGGCCTCCTCCGAGCTGACATCA TACATTTTCAGGCGGCAGGAGTACAACAAGCCCTTCTTCAGCACCTTCACCAAGACGTCCATGTTTGTGCTCTACTTGCTGGGGTTCCTGCTGTGGCGGCCCTGGAGGCAGCAATGTACCGGCTCGCTCAAACGCCGACACGCTTCACTT TTTGCTGATGCCGAAGCCTACTTTGCTCCCTGCACCAACGACGCCGCCGTCAACAACTGCTTG TGGTTCCTGGCCAACCTGTCCTATCAGGAAGCGCTGTCCGACACACAAGTGGCCATCGTCAACATTCTGTCATCCACGTCAG GTTTGTTCACGCTCATCTTGGCTGCTATATTTCCCAGCAACAGCAGCGACCGCTTCACTTTGTCCAAGTTGTTGGCAGTGGCGCTGAG TATGGGAGGCGTCGCCCTGGTGAGCCTCTCCAGCATGGAGCGGCCCGACGACAACGGCACCATCGGTAAATACGGCCACAGCAAACCTTGCTTTCACGGCAGCGACGGATTGCGTCATGTGGCGTGCGCTGTGGCCGCAGGTTCCTTGTGGTCGCTGGCCGGCGCCGTTTTGTACGCCATCTACATCGTGATGATCAAGCGACGGGTGGATCGGGAGGACAAGCTGGACATTCCCATGTTCTTCG GGTTCGTGGGTCTGTTcaacctgctgctgctgtggccGGGCTTCCTCCTGCTTCACTACACGGGCTTCGAGGCCTTCGAGCTTCCCGGCCAGCTGGTGTGGACGTACATCCTGGTCAACGGCCTCATCGGGACCGTCCTCTCGGAGTTCCTGTGGCTCTG GGGCTGCTTCCTCACGTCGTCGCTCATCGGGACCCTGGCGCTGAGTCTCACCATACCGCTCTCCATTTTGGCCGATATTTACATGCAGAAG GCGCGTTTCTCGTGGATGTTTTTCGCCGGGGCGGTGCCCGTCTTCCTCTCCTTCTTCATCGCCACACTTTTATGCCACTACAACAACTGGGACCCGGTCATGGTGGGCCTGAGGCGACTGTACGCCTTTGTTTTTAGAAGACATCGCATTCAGAG ACTCCCCGAGGACAACGAGCTGTGTGAAAGCCTTATACCTTTACACACCGTCTCGCTCAACCAAGGAAGCTTTTGCTCATGA
- the sympk gene encoding symplekin codes for MEFSEQDGETVNVIDMTTSEKVVDLLNQAALIHTDAKLAMLKQVQELIINKDPSLLDNFLDEMIAFQTDKSIEVRKFVIGFIEEACKRDNELLLRLIANLNMLLKDDSVNVVKKAILTLTQMYKITLQWLVRAKVVSDMQEACWDMVTQMKGDVLALLDSENDGVRTHAIKFTESLIVTLSPRVADSDVPKRQESDISLDKVPKDHTYIRYDVLCDEGKLALDKLLKFMVHPAISSINLTTALGSLATIARQRPIFMSKVVQAYETLHANLPPTLAKSQVSSVRKNLKLHLVAVLKHPCSLEFQGQISTLLLDLGMPQSEITRSTPVLREQRKRPRHEQYTEGKKVKMEQTLIEDDEDKEEPAPLSAPKPAPVPVAQSAIDLTADFLRPLLNADNVANLVLISMVYLPDTMPASFQATYTPVESAGTDAQIKHLARLMATQMTAAGIGPGLEQCKARENEADKEDGNEDDADSKDLLIKRKVPVMVGQAISVVGYSEKEKTPNPAAVKRLPEPILPSAQTKLAGLSGRKKVFRLSDVIKPLSDTQIEQLTSKTIKRILHSEKTITQSGMSHVRVKLLSKLVTQFEGIMKEDVLRFILEDIRTRSELAFSLLYQEYNTYLSQLPSGLLDSYDQCLYTLLSGLQEKPEQKDGLFTKLVLEAPIITESALEVIRRYCEDESRVYLGMTTLKELIVKRPSRQFQYLHVLLDLSSHEKEKVRSTALAFLKRMYEKDHLRDYIEKFALNYMQLLVHPNPPSLLFGADKDTEVASPWTEDTVRQCLFLYLSLLPLNHKLVHELASVYTEAIADIKRSVLRAIELPIRGMGMNSPELLLLVENCPKGAETLVTRCLHILTDKVPPSPELVERVRDLYHKRVPDVRFLIPVINGLEKNEVVQALPKLIKLNPIVVKEVFNRLLGTQHSEGSSSVSPLTPGDLLIALHNIDSTKCDMKSIIKATNLCFGEKNVYTSEVLAVVMQQLMEQNPLPILLMRTVIQSLTMYPRLCGFVMNILARLIVKQVWKYPKVWEGFVKCCQRTKPQSYSVLLQLPHAQLAAVFERCPEMRELLLHHVRSFTPHQQAHIPASILAVLEANKKDDAKAAEPVKKELPRTGRAPVLARPGAVPPGAVPPGAVPPGTANEQAPARQQEARGVTANVMVAEEEEEEDDEEAMEQEQAGPVQREETVNAPLEVQLARADRTPEHEPEVEPQPQEEPQPEPEVELEPEPEPEPEAELDPEPEAELKSEVEPAEEPMEASEAEPSQLHETLKEDEDADAVQDGGSGCEEAE; via the exons ATGGAGTTCTCCGAACAAGACGGAGAGACAGTCAATGTCATAGACATGACCACCAGTGAAAAG GTGGTGGATCTTTTGAATCAAGCTGCCTTGATACACACAGATGCAAAGTTGGCTATGCTCAAACAG GTCCAGGAGCTTATTATCAACAAGGATCCGTCTCTCCTTGACAATTTCCTGGAC GAGATGATCGCCTTTCAAACAGATAAATCTATCGAAGTGAGAAAGTTTGTCATTGGCTTCATCGAGGAAGCATG CAAACGTGACAACGAGCTGCTCCTCAGGCTAATTGCAAACTTGAACATGCTCCTCAAGGACGACAGCGTCAACGTGGTGAAGAAAGCCATTCTCACACTCACGCAGATGTACAAGATTACTCTACAG TGGCTGGTGCGAGCCAAAGTCGTGTCGGACATGCAGGAGGCCTGCTGGGACATGGTGACGCAGATGAAAGGCGACGTCCTGGCACTGCTGGACTCGGAGAACGACGGCGTGCGCACCCATGCCATCAAATTTACAGAGTCGCTCATCGTCACACTGTCGCCTCGCGTGGCCGACTCGGACGTGCCCAAGCGGCAAGAGAGCGATATCAGCTTGGACAAAGTACCCAAAGACCACACGTACATTCGCTACG ATGTTTTGTGTGATGAGGGGAAGTTGGCTCTGGACAAGCTGCTGAAGTTTATGGTGCATCCTGCCATTTCCAGCATCAACTTGACCACTGCGCTGGGTTCTCTTGCCACCATCGCTCGCCAGAGGCCCATATTTATGTCCAAGGTGGTGCAGGCGTACGAGACCTTACACG CGAATCTTCCGCCCACCTTGGCCAAGTCGCAGGTGAGCAGCGTGCGAAAAAATCTCAAGCTGCACCTGGTGGCCGTGCTCAAGCATCCGTGCAGTCTGGAGTTCCAGGGCCAGATCAGCACGTTGCTTCTGGACCTGGGCATGCCCCAGAGCGAGATCACGCGCTCCACGCCGGTGCTGAGGGAGCAGCGCAAGAGGCCGCGGCACGAGCAGTATACGGAGGGGAAGAAGGTCAAGATGG AGCAAACCCTAATTGAAGACGATGAGGACAAGGAGGAGCCGGCCCCTCTTTCAGCCCCCAAGCCAGCTCCGGTCCCGGTGGCGCAGTCCGCTATTGACCTTACTGCCGACTTCCTGCGCCCGCTCCTCAATGCCGACAACGTCGCCAATCTG GTGCTGATCAGCATGGTGTATCTGCCCGACACCATGCCGGCATCCTTCCAGGCCACGTACACGCCCGTGGAGTCAGCTGGCACTGATGCCCAAATCAAACATTTGGCCCGGCTGATGGCCACGCAGATGACTGCGGCTGGGATCGGTCCAG GCCTCGAGCAATGCAAAGCCAGAGAGAACGAGGCGGACAAAGAGGACGGCAACGAAGACGACGCAGACAGCAAGGATTTGCTCATCAAGCGCAAAGTCCCCGTGATGGTGGGCCAGGCCATCTCCGTGGTGGGCTACTCGGAAAAAGAAAAGACGCCCAACCCCGCCGCTGTCAAAAGGCTTCCCGAGCCCATCCTGCCGTCGGCGCAAACCAA ACTGGCGGGCCTGAGCGGGAGGAAGAAAGTCTTCAGGCTGTCGGACGTGATCAAGCCTTTATCCGACACGCAGATTGAGCAGTTAACCTCCAAGACCATCAAACGCATCCTTCATTCCGAGAAGACCATCACTCAAAGTGGCATGTCCCAT gTCCGAGTGAAGCTGCTGTCCAAGCTGGTGACCCAGTTTGAGGGCATCATGAAAGAGGACGTGCTGCGCTTCATTTTGGAGGACATTCGCACCCGCAGCGAGCTGGCCTTTTCGCTGCTCTACCAGGAGTACAACACTTACCTGAGCCAGCTGCCCTCGGGGCTGCTGGACAGCTACGACCAGTGTTTGTACACGCTGCTGTCCGGGCTGCAGGAGAAGCCCGAGCAGAAGGACGG ATTGTTCACCAAACTGGTACTGGAGGCTCCCATCATCACAGAATCCGCCCTGGAAGTAATCCGGCGTTACTGCGAGGACGAG TCACGGGTGTATTTAGGCATGACGACGCTGAAGGAACTCATTGTCAAGCGGCCTTCCAGACAATTCCAGTACCTTCACGTGCTCCTGGATCTCAGCTCCcatgaaaaagaaaag GTGCGCTCAACCGCGCTGGCCTTTCTGAAGCGCATGTACGAGAAAGATCACCTCCGAGACTACATTGAGAAGTTTGCCTTGAACTACATGCAACTCCTGGTCCACCCCAACCCCCCGTCGCTGCTCTTTGGGGCCGACAAAGACACAG AGGTGGCGTCCCCCTGGACCGAAGACACGGTGCGTCAGTGTCTCTTCCTCTACTTGTCTCTGCTGCCGTTGAACCACAAGCTGGTGCACGAGCTGGCGTCCGTCTACACGGAGGCCATCGCGGACATCAAGCGCAGCGTGCTTCGAGCCATCGAGCTTCCC ATCCGAGGAATGGGCATGAACTCTCCCGAGCTTCTGCTTCTAGTTGAGAATTGCCCGAAGGGTGCGGAGACGCTCGTCACCCGCTGTCTGCACATTTTGACGGATAAAG TGCCCCCGTCCCCAGAGCTGGTGGAGAGGGTGCGGGACCTTTACCATAAACGTGTGCCGGATGTTCGCTTCCTCATCCCAGTCATCAACGGGCTTGAAAAG aACGAAGTCGTCCAGGCGCTTCCCAAGCTGATCAAACTCAACCCTATTGTCGTCAAGGAGGTGTTCAATCGGCTCCTGGGAACACAACACA GTGAGGGAAGTTCGTCGGTGTCCCCTCTGACGCCAGGAGATCTGCTGATCGCGCTGCACAACATCGACTCCACCAAATGCGATATGAAGTCCATCATCAAAG CAACCAACCTGTGCTTCGGCGAGAAGAACGTGTACACGTCGGAGGTTCTGGCGGTGGTGATGCAGCAGCTGATGGAGCAGAACCCTCTGCCCATCCTGCTGATGAGGACCGTCATCCAGTCGCTCACCATGTACCCGCGACTCTGCGGCTTCGTCATGAACATCCTGGCCAGGCTCATCGTCAAGCAG GTGTGGAAGTACCCCAAGGTGTGGGAGGGCTTCGTCAAATGCTGCCAGAGAACCAAACCGCAGTCGTACAGCGTCCTCCTGCAGCTGCCTCATGCACAGCTCGCCGCCGTCTTTGAACGCTGCCCGGAGATGAGGGAACTTCTGCTGCATCACGTCCGATCCTTCACGCCGCATCAG CAAGCTCACATCCCAGCATCCATCCTGGCAGTCCTGGAAGCCAACAAAAAAGACGACGCCAAAGCAGCGGAGCCCGTGAAGAAGGAGCTTCCCCGCACGGGGCGGGCTCCTGTTCTGGCGCGCCCTGGCGCGGTGCCACCCGGCGCGGTGCCACCCGGCGCGGTGCCACCCGGCACGGCCAACGAACAAGCGCCAGCGCGGCAACAGGAAGCCCGCGGCGTCACGGCCAATGTGATggtggcggaggaggaggaggaggaggacgacgaaGAGGCCATGGAGCAGGAGCAAGCGGGTCCGGTGCAGCGTGAGGAGACTGTCAACGCCCCCTTGGAG GTGCAGTTGGCAAGAGCTGATAGAACACCTGAACATGAACCTGAAGTGGAACCGCAACCTCAAGAAGAACCCCAACCTGAACCTGAAGTGGAACTTGAACCGGAACCGGAACCTGAACCTGAAGCCGAACTTGATCCCGAACCGGAAGCTGAGCTCAAATCAGAAGTCGAGCCAGCTGAGGAACCAATGGAGGCGTCTGAAGCGGAACCTTCCCAACTCCACGAGACGCTGAAAGAGGACGAGGACGCAGATGCCGTTCAGGACGGCGGAAGCGGCTGCGAAGAAGCAGAATGA